A section of the Paramisgurnus dabryanus chromosome 4, PD_genome_1.1, whole genome shotgun sequence genome encodes:
- the xpa gene encoding DNA repair protein complementing XP-A cells, which produces MDKPEAGCSRDAPPDTAKSENESSITLTPHMLAKIERNRQRALMLRQARLASRPLTTPEGATCAKVAKTIDTGAGFFIEEETAEDEHQEKRVVHQPAPVMEPDYLLCDECQKPFMDSYLSNSFDLSVCDKCRDNEVKHKLISRTEAKQTFLLKDCDLDKREPPLRFTLRKNPHNPHWGDMKLYLKTQVVKRSLEVWGSEEALEEAKETREENKEVQKQKRFNKKVKELRRAVRSSMFKKDTNIHQHEYGPEELLDEEEDLYRKVCRTCGHELKFEKM; this is translated from the exons ATGGATAAACCTGAGGCCGGTTGTTCTCGAGATGCACCGCCAGATACTGCAAAGTCAGAAAACGAATCCAGCATCACTTTAACACCACACATGTTGGCCAAAATTGAACGAAACAGACAACGTGCACTGATGCTCAGACAGGCGAGGCTCGCCAGTAGACCACTTACGACTCCTGAAG GTGCTACTTGTGCTAAAGTGGCCAAAACTATAGACACAGGCGCAGGGTTCTTTATTGAAGAGGAGACGGCTGAAGATGAGCATCAGGAGAAGAGAGTTGTCCATCAACCAG CCCCAGTGATGGAGCCGGATTATCTGCTGTGCGATGAGTGTCAAAAGCCATTTATGGACTCTTATCTCAGCAACAGTTTTGATCTTTCTGTGTGTGACAAATGCAG AGACAATGAAGTGAAACACAAGCTAATATCTCGCACGGAAGCAAAGCAGACTTTCCTTCTGAAAGATTGTGATTTGGATAAGAGGGAGCCACCGCTAAGATTTACCCTAAGGAAAAATCCGCACAATCCTCACTGGGGAGACATGAAACTCTACTTGAAGACACAG GTGGTGAAACGCTCTTTGGAGGTGTGGGGCAGTGAAGAGGCTCTGGAGGAGGCCAAGGAAACTAGAGAGGAGAACAAGGAGGTGCAGAAGCAAAAACGATTCAATAAGAAAGTAAAAG AGCTCCGACGGGCAGTGAGAAGCAgtatgtttaaaaaagacacCAACATACATCAGCATGAGTACGGCCCTGAGGAACTGCTGGACGAAGAAGAAGATCTCTACAGGAAGGTGTGTCGAACCTGTGGACATGAACTCAAGTTTGAGAAAATGTGA